One stretch of Streptomyces sp. NBC_00443 DNA includes these proteins:
- a CDS encoding glucosyl-3-phosphoglycerate synthase translates to MLEEVERWLSTRSWSATDRPLHHILAAKQRSGQSVSVVLPALNEEETVGDIVAIIRHDLMQQVPLVDEIVVVDSGSTDGTSEVAAAAGATVVHRDAILPRIPAVPGKGEVLWRSLLVTTGDIVCFIDADLKEFSSDFVSGIVGPLLTDPGVDLVKGMYDRPLGGAAGQGGRVTELMARPLLNMHWPQLAGFVQPLGGEYAARRSLLEQLPFPVGYGVELGMLVDALHLVGLDALAQVDVGVRKHRHQDGQALGRMSAAIYRTAQLRLARGHLVRPALTQFERGEDGFEPRTYSVDTEERPPMVEIAEYAKRKVA, encoded by the coding sequence GTGCTGGAAGAAGTCGAGCGCTGGCTGAGCACCCGCTCCTGGTCCGCGACCGATCGCCCGCTCCACCACATACTCGCCGCCAAACAGCGTTCGGGCCAGTCGGTCTCCGTCGTGCTGCCCGCGCTGAACGAGGAGGAGACGGTCGGCGACATCGTCGCGATCATCCGTCACGACCTCATGCAGCAGGTCCCGCTGGTCGACGAGATCGTCGTCGTCGACTCCGGGTCCACGGACGGCACCTCCGAGGTGGCCGCCGCGGCGGGCGCCACCGTGGTGCACCGGGACGCGATACTCCCGCGCATCCCGGCCGTGCCCGGCAAGGGCGAGGTCCTGTGGCGGTCTCTGCTCGTCACGACCGGGGACATCGTCTGCTTCATCGACGCGGACCTGAAGGAGTTCTCCTCCGACTTCGTCTCCGGGATCGTCGGCCCGCTGCTCACCGACCCCGGGGTCGACCTGGTCAAGGGCATGTACGACCGTCCCCTCGGCGGGGCGGCCGGACAGGGCGGCCGGGTGACCGAGCTGATGGCGCGCCCGCTGCTGAACATGCACTGGCCGCAGCTGGCCGGTTTCGTGCAGCCGCTGGGCGGCGAGTACGCGGCCCGCCGCTCCCTGCTGGAACAGCTCCCGTTCCCCGTCGGGTACGGCGTGGAGCTGGGCATGCTGGTCGACGCCCTGCATCTGGTGGGCCTCGACGCGCTGGCCCAGGTGGACGTGGGCGTCCGCAAGCATCGCCACCAGGACGGACAGGCCCTGGGCCGGATGTCCGCCGCGATCTACCGCACGGCACAGCTGCGGCTGGCGCGCGGCCACCTCGTCCGGCCGGCGCTGACTCAGTTCGAGCGGGGCGAGGACGGGTTCGAGCCGCGCACCTACTCCGTCGACACGGAGGAGCGGCCACCGATGGTGGAGATCGCCGAGTACGCGAAACGGAAGGTCGCATAA
- the groL gene encoding chaperonin GroEL (60 kDa chaperone family; promotes refolding of misfolded polypeptides especially under stressful conditions; forms two stacked rings of heptamers to form a barrel-shaped 14mer; ends can be capped by GroES; misfolded proteins enter the barrel where they are refolded when GroES binds) — MAKIIAFDEEARRGLERGMNQLADAVKVTLGPKGRNVVLEKKWGAPTITNDGVSIAKEIELEDPYEKIGAELVKEVAKKTDDVAGDGTTTATVLAQALVKEGLRNVAAGANPMALKRGIERAVEAVSAALLEQAKDVETKEQIASTASISAADTQIGELIAEAMDKVGKEGVITVEESQTFGLELELTEGMRFDKGYISAYFATDMERMEASLDDPYILIANSKIGSVKDLLPLLEKVMQSGKPLLIIAEDVEGEALSTLVVNKIRGTFKSVAVKAPGFGDRRKAMLNDIAILTGGEVISEEVGLKLENTSLDLLGKARKVVITKDETTIVDGAGSSDQVAGRVNQIRAEIENSDSDYDREKLQERLAKLAGGVAVIKAGAATEVELKERKHRIEDAVRNAKAAVEEGIVAGGGVALIQASSVFEKLDLEGDEATGANAVKLALEAPLKQIAVNGGLEGGVVVEKVRNLQVGHGLNAATGEYVDMIAEGIIDPAKVTRSALQNAASIAALFLTTEAVIADKPEKTAAPAGGGMPGGDMDF, encoded by the coding sequence ATGGCCAAGATCATCGCGTTCGACGAGGAGGCGCGGCGCGGCCTCGAGCGCGGCATGAACCAGCTCGCGGACGCCGTGAAGGTGACGCTCGGCCCCAAGGGCCGCAACGTCGTCCTCGAGAAGAAGTGGGGCGCCCCCACGATCACCAACGATGGTGTCTCCATCGCCAAGGAGATCGAGCTCGAGGACCCGTACGAGAAGATCGGCGCCGAGCTGGTCAAGGAAGTCGCCAAGAAGACGGACGACGTCGCCGGTGACGGTACGACCACGGCTACCGTTCTCGCCCAGGCCCTCGTCAAGGAAGGCCTTCGCAACGTAGCCGCCGGCGCCAACCCGATGGCCCTCAAGCGCGGCATCGAGCGCGCCGTCGAGGCCGTCTCCGCCGCCCTGCTCGAGCAGGCGAAGGATGTCGAGACCAAGGAGCAGATCGCCTCCACGGCCTCCATCTCCGCCGCCGACACCCAGATCGGCGAGCTCATCGCCGAGGCGATGGACAAGGTCGGCAAGGAAGGCGTCATCACCGTCGAGGAGTCCCAGACCTTCGGTCTGGAGCTGGAGCTCACCGAGGGTATGCGCTTCGACAAGGGCTACATCTCGGCGTACTTCGCCACCGACATGGAGCGGATGGAGGCGTCGCTCGACGACCCGTACATCCTGATCGCCAACTCCAAGATCGGCTCCGTCAAGGACCTGCTCCCGCTCCTGGAGAAGGTCATGCAGTCGGGCAAGCCGCTGCTGATCATCGCCGAGGACGTCGAGGGCGAGGCCCTGTCGACCCTGGTCGTCAACAAGATCCGCGGCACCTTCAAGTCGGTCGCCGTCAAGGCCCCGGGCTTCGGTGACCGCCGCAAGGCGATGCTGAACGACATCGCCATCCTCACCGGTGGCGAGGTCATCTCCGAGGAGGTCGGTCTCAAGCTCGAGAACACCTCCCTGGACCTCCTGGGCAAGGCCCGCAAGGTCGTCATCACCAAGGACGAGACCACCATCGTCGACGGTGCCGGCTCCTCGGACCAGGTCGCCGGCCGGGTGAACCAGATCCGCGCCGAGATCGAGAACAGCGACTCGGACTACGACCGCGAGAAGCTCCAGGAGCGCCTGGCCAAGCTCGCCGGTGGCGTCGCCGTCATCAAGGCCGGTGCCGCGACCGAGGTCGAGCTCAAGGAGCGCAAGCACCGCATCGAGGACGCCGTGCGCAACGCCAAGGCGGCCGTCGAGGAGGGCATCGTCGCCGGTGGTGGCGTGGCGCTCATCCAGGCCTCCTCCGTCTTCGAGAAGCTCGACCTCGAGGGTGACGAGGCGACCGGCGCCAACGCCGTGAAGCTCGCGCTCGAGGCCCCGCTGAAGCAGATCGCCGTCAACGGTGGTCTCGAGGGTGGCGTCGTCGTCGAGAAGGTGCGCAACCTTCAGGTCGGCCACGGTCTGAACGCCGCGACCGGCGAGTACGTCGACATGATCGCCGAGGGCATCATCGACCCGGCGAAGGTGACGCGTTCCGCGCTGCAGAACGCCGCGTCGATCGCCGCGCTGTTCCTCACCACCGAGGCCGTCATCGCCGACAAGCCGGAGAAGACCGCCGCGCCTGCCGGTGGCGGTATGCCGGGCGGTGACATGGACTTCTGA
- a CDS encoding NADH:flavin oxidoreductase has protein sequence MTVTQPTASRAAQILSRPTVINGLTVPNRIAMAPMTRMFSPGGVPGGDVVSYYSRRAAAGVGLIVTEGTYVGHDSAGQSDRVPRFHGTEQLAGWAKVAEAVHEAGGTIVPQLWHIGMVRKQGQPPFAEAPAVGPSGLRIGADEATGRAMTRKDLDDVIGAFAEAAADAERIGFDGVEIHGAHGYLVDQFLWSGTNRRTDAYGGDPVARTQFGAEIVAAVREKVSADFPVIFRYSQWKQEAYDARLAETPEELEAILTPLAAAGVDAFHASTRRYWVPEFDGSDLNLAGWTKKLTGRPVITVGSVGLNGDFINAFAGEGSELKGIDDLLDRLERDEFDMVAVGRALLQDPQWAAKVLADRVDELKPYDAASLKTLS, from the coding sequence GTGACCGTCACCCAGCCCACCGCCTCCCGTGCGGCCCAGATCCTGTCCCGGCCGACCGTGATCAACGGTCTGACCGTTCCCAACCGCATCGCGATGGCGCCGATGACGCGGATGTTCTCCCCGGGCGGCGTGCCCGGCGGGGACGTCGTGTCGTACTACTCGCGCCGCGCCGCCGCGGGCGTCGGCCTGATCGTCACCGAGGGCACGTACGTCGGGCACGACTCGGCCGGACAGAGCGACAGGGTGCCGCGTTTCCACGGTACGGAGCAGCTGGCGGGGTGGGCGAAGGTCGCCGAGGCCGTGCATGAGGCGGGCGGCACGATCGTGCCGCAGCTGTGGCACATCGGCATGGTGCGCAAGCAGGGCCAGCCGCCCTTCGCCGAGGCCCCCGCCGTCGGCCCCTCGGGTCTGCGCATCGGCGCCGACGAGGCCACCGGCAGGGCGATGACCCGGAAGGACCTGGACGATGTGATCGGCGCCTTCGCCGAGGCCGCCGCGGACGCCGAGCGCATCGGCTTCGACGGCGTGGAGATCCACGGAGCCCACGGCTACCTGGTCGACCAGTTCCTGTGGTCGGGCACCAACCGCCGCACGGACGCCTATGGCGGCGACCCCGTCGCCCGTACGCAGTTCGGGGCGGAGATCGTGGCCGCCGTACGCGAGAAGGTCTCCGCGGACTTCCCGGTCATCTTCCGCTACTCGCAGTGGAAGCAGGAAGCCTACGACGCCCGGCTCGCCGAGACCCCCGAGGAGCTGGAGGCCATCCTCACCCCGCTCGCCGCGGCCGGCGTCGACGCCTTCCACGCCTCCACCCGCCGCTACTGGGTCCCGGAGTTCGACGGCTCGGACCTCAACCTCGCCGGCTGGACGAAGAAGCTCACCGGCAGGCCGGTCATCACGGTCGGCTCGGTCGGACTGAACGGCGACTTCATCAACGCCTTCGCCGGTGAGGGATCCGAGCTCAAGGGCATCGACGACCTCCTGGACCGCCTGGAGCGCGACGAGTTCGACATGGTGGCCGTCGGCCGCGCCCTGCTTCAGGACCCGCAGTGGGCGGCGAAGGTCCTGGCGGACCGCGTCGACGAGCTGAAGCCGTACGACGCGGCGTCGCTGAAGACGCTGTCCTGA
- a CDS encoding cold-shock protein has translation MAQGTVKWFNAEKGFGFIAVDGGADVFVHYSAIQMDGYRTLEEGQRVDFEISQGQKGPQADMVRLATG, from the coding sequence ATGGCTCAGGGCACCGTCAAGTGGTTCAACGCGGAGAAGGGGTTCGGCTTCATCGCGGTCGACGGTGGTGCGGATGTTTTCGTCCACTACAGCGCGATCCAGATGGACGGTTACCGCACCCTGGAGGAAGGCCAGCGGGTCGATTTCGAGATCTCGCAGGGCCAGAAGGGGCCGCAGGCGGACATGGTCCGTCTGGCCACCGGCTGA
- a CDS encoding MoaD/ThiS family protein: MSVNVRIPTILRTYTGGQAEVAAEGANLGEVIADLEKNHTGIAARVLDDQGKLRRFVNVYVNDDDVRFEQGLETATPDGAGVSIIPAVAGG; the protein is encoded by the coding sequence ATGAGCGTCAACGTCCGCATCCCCACCATCCTGCGCACCTACACGGGTGGCCAGGCCGAGGTCGCCGCCGAAGGTGCCAACCTCGGCGAGGTCATCGCCGACCTGGAGAAGAACCACACCGGGATCGCCGCCCGTGTTCTCGACGACCAGGGCAAGCTGCGCCGGTTCGTCAACGTGTACGTCAATGACGACGACGTCCGTTTCGAGCAGGGTCTGGAGACCGCGACTCCGGACGGTGCCGGCGTCTCCATCATTCCCGCCGTCGCCGGTGGCTGA
- a CDS encoding NAD-dependent epimerase/dehydratase family protein, whose translation MSDICVIGGTRYFGKMLVQQLLDDGHRVTLVNRGQTPDPFGDSVRRLRADVNVLGELTAAVAGERFDAVVHQMCYTPNAAVEACEAFGERAGKIVMTSTIEVYNRDTFRWRFQAPPFSARAREAELDPADYDFDTTLPWYTPGYLDIHYGEGKRQAETALTCRAKVPVLLARVAHVLAAEGDFTGRLRFHLDRISAGQPVVAHTAPGRTSLVRAEEAAGFLAWAALSDATGAVNVASPDTADVYDVCAAVESATGLTADVIEKEDPAGDPDLSPFSCPSDFGMASDRATALGFRFTPIAQWLPTVARAAMADRADFPHSEEQ comes from the coding sequence ATGTCTGACATCTGCGTCATCGGGGGGACCCGGTACTTCGGCAAGATGCTGGTGCAACAGCTGCTGGACGACGGGCACCGGGTCACCCTCGTCAACCGCGGCCAGACCCCCGACCCGTTCGGCGACTCGGTGCGGCGGCTGCGCGCCGACGTCAACGTCCTCGGAGAGCTGACCGCCGCGGTGGCGGGGGAACGGTTCGACGCGGTGGTGCATCAGATGTGCTACACGCCGAACGCCGCCGTGGAGGCGTGCGAGGCATTCGGAGAACGGGCCGGGAAGATCGTGATGACCAGCACCATCGAGGTGTACAACAGGGACACCTTCCGGTGGCGGTTCCAGGCCCCGCCGTTCAGTGCCCGAGCCCGCGAAGCGGAACTCGACCCGGCGGACTACGACTTCGACACCACCCTGCCCTGGTACACGCCCGGCTACCTGGACATCCACTACGGCGAGGGAAAGCGCCAGGCCGAAACCGCGCTGACCTGCCGCGCGAAGGTGCCGGTGCTGCTGGCCCGGGTCGCCCATGTGCTGGCCGCGGAGGGCGACTTCACCGGCCGGCTGCGGTTCCATCTCGACCGCATCAGCGCCGGGCAGCCCGTCGTCGCCCACACGGCGCCCGGTCGGACGTCACTGGTACGGGCCGAGGAGGCCGCCGGCTTCCTCGCCTGGGCTGCCCTGTCCGACGCCACCGGAGCGGTCAACGTCGCCTCTCCGGACACCGCCGATGTCTATGACGTCTGCGCCGCGGTGGAGAGCGCCACCGGACTCACGGCCGACGTGATCGAGAAGGAGGATCCCGCGGGCGATCCCGACCTGTCCCCGTTCTCCTGCCCGTCCGACTTCGGCATGGCGAGCGACCGGGCGACGGCCCTCGGCTTCCGCTTCACCCCGATCGCCCAGTGGCTTCCCACCGTTGCCCGTGCCGCCATGGCCGACCGGGCCGACTTCCCCCACTCCGAGGAGCAGTGA
- a CDS encoding putative quinol monooxygenase, whose amino-acid sequence MFDLIVIVRVPESGDIAPVADALARMRPLCLTEDGCVSWEAYQSQDDPGRFVLVERWASRAHWEAHDSGDAIQKIYVQEIMPRIEREVHPSSPVSSAQ is encoded by the coding sequence ATGTTCGACCTCATCGTCATCGTCCGGGTCCCCGAATCCGGCGACATCGCGCCGGTGGCCGATGCCCTGGCCCGGATGCGACCCCTGTGTCTCACCGAGGACGGCTGCGTCAGCTGGGAGGCGTACCAGTCGCAGGACGACCCGGGCCGCTTCGTCCTCGTCGAGCGCTGGGCGAGCCGCGCCCACTGGGAGGCTCACGACTCAGGCGACGCCATCCAGAAGATCTACGTCCAGGAGATCATGCCGCGCATCGAACGCGAGGTGCACCCGAGCAGCCCGGTGAGCAGCGCGCAGTAG
- the thrC gene encoding threonine synthase → MAVQTVASTTDSTVDLGPAAALSCRECGHRVPLGPVFACEECFGPLEIAYDFSAYDTEELRKRIEAGPANIWRYAPLLPVPADVATKPNINPGWTKLVQADNLANELGVDAGKLFVKDDSGNPTHSFKDRVVAQAIEAARAFDFTTLSCSSTGNLAGAVGAAAARAGFRSCVFIPHDLEQGKVVMAAVYGGELVGIEGNYDDVNRFCSELIGDPAGEGWGFVNVNLRPYYAEGSKTLAYEICEQLGWQLPDQLVVPIASGSQLTKIDKGLQELIKLGLVEDKPYKIFGAQAEGCSPVSTAFKAGHDVVRPQKPNTIAKSLAIGNPADGPYVLDIARRTGGSVEDVTDEQVVDAIKILARTEGIFAETAGGVTVGVTKKLIESGVLDPSLTTVVLNTGDGLKTLDAVAGTGLTATIRPNLDSFREAGLV, encoded by the coding sequence ATGGCTGTGCAGACTGTTGCAAGCACCACCGACTCCACCGTAGACCTGGGTCCGGCCGCGGCGCTGTCCTGCCGCGAGTGCGGTCACCGGGTACCTCTCGGACCGGTCTTCGCGTGCGAGGAGTGTTTCGGCCCGCTGGAGATCGCGTACGACTTCTCGGCCTACGACACCGAGGAGCTCCGCAAGCGGATCGAAGCGGGCCCCGCGAACATCTGGCGCTATGCGCCCCTGTTGCCCGTCCCGGCCGACGTGGCCACCAAGCCGAACATCAACCCCGGCTGGACCAAGCTCGTCCAGGCCGACAACCTCGCGAACGAGCTCGGCGTCGACGCCGGCAAGCTGTTCGTCAAGGACGACTCCGGCAACCCGACGCACTCCTTCAAGGACCGCGTCGTCGCCCAGGCCATCGAGGCCGCGCGCGCCTTCGACTTCACCACCCTCTCCTGCTCCTCCACCGGCAACCTCGCCGGTGCGGTGGGTGCCGCCGCCGCCCGCGCCGGCTTCCGGTCCTGCGTGTTCATCCCGCACGACCTGGAGCAGGGCAAGGTCGTCATGGCCGCGGTCTACGGTGGCGAGCTCGTCGGCATCGAGGGCAACTACGACGACGTGAACCGTTTCTGCTCCGAGCTGATCGGCGACCCGGCCGGTGAGGGCTGGGGCTTCGTCAACGTCAACCTGCGGCCGTACTACGCCGAGGGCTCCAAGACCCTGGCGTACGAGATCTGCGAGCAGCTCGGCTGGCAGCTGCCGGACCAGCTGGTCGTGCCGATCGCCTCCGGCTCGCAGCTCACGAAGATCGACAAGGGTCTGCAGGAGCTGATCAAGCTCGGGCTCGTCGAGGACAAGCCGTACAAGATCTTCGGCGCGCAGGCCGAGGGCTGCTCGCCGGTGTCGACGGCGTTCAAGGCGGGCCACGACGTGGTCCGGCCGCAGAAGCCGAACACCATCGCCAAGTCGCTGGCGATCGGCAACCCGGCCGACGGTCCGTACGTCCTGGACATCGCGCGCCGCACGGGCGGCTCCGTGGAGGATGTGACGGACGAGCAGGTCGTCGACGCGATCAAGATCCTCGCCCGGACCGAGGGCATCTTCGCGGAGACCGCCGGCGGGGTGACCGTGGGCGTCACGAAGAAGCTGATCGAGAGCGGTGTGCTGGACCCGAGCCTGACGACTGTCGTGCTCAACACCGGCGACGGGCTGAAGACGTTGGATGCGGTGGCCGGTACTGGGCTGACTGCGACGATTCGTCCCAACCTGGACTCGTTCCGCGAGGCCGGACTCGTCTGA
- a CDS encoding alpha,alpha-trehalose-phosphate synthase (UDP-forming) — MASTQGAAKVLVASNRGPVSYAVREDGSLHSKRGGGGLVSGLSAIGPDTDALWVCSALSDGDREAVRRGVGEDGVLMLDVPADVHADAYNGIANSVLWFVHHMLYQTPLEPVFDAEFRRQWESYETYNRAFAQALADRAAPGAAVLVQDYHLCLVPGMLRELRPDIRIGHFSHTPWAPPEYFSMLPDDIRAQLVWGMLGADRLGFLTWRWAGAFMACAEAVDRERIFPSWPSGAPASVQHTASGRPPLRTTWVGVHGLGADAEFLRARSHEADVEERMAALRAEIGTAPDGTARRTVVRVDRTELSKNIVRGLLAYRQLLDDHPEWRERVVHVAFAYPSRQDLAVYRDYTAEVQRLADEINSAYGTATWTPIVLHVKDDFARSLAAYRLADVALVNPIRDGMNLVAKEVPVVSDEGCVLVLSREAGAFAELGEDAIPVNPYDVIGTARALHDALSMGPEERAEHSKRLAEAATALPPARWFLEQLEALEDGEA; from the coding sequence ATGGCTTCCACGCAGGGTGCTGCCAAGGTGCTGGTCGCGTCGAATCGCGGCCCGGTCTCGTACGCGGTGCGCGAGGACGGCTCGCTGCACTCCAAGAGGGGCGGTGGCGGACTCGTCTCCGGGCTGTCGGCGATCGGGCCGGACACCGACGCGCTATGGGTGTGCTCGGCGCTGTCCGACGGGGACCGGGAGGCGGTGCGGCGCGGTGTCGGCGAGGACGGCGTCCTGATGCTGGACGTCCCGGCCGACGTGCACGCGGACGCGTACAACGGCATCGCCAACTCGGTCCTCTGGTTCGTCCACCACATGCTCTACCAGACCCCGCTGGAGCCGGTCTTCGACGCGGAGTTCCGGCGCCAGTGGGAGTCGTACGAGACGTACAACCGCGCCTTCGCGCAGGCGCTGGCCGACCGGGCCGCGCCCGGGGCGGCGGTGCTGGTGCAGGACTACCACCTGTGCCTGGTCCCGGGGATGCTCCGGGAGCTGCGACCTGACATCAGGATCGGGCACTTCTCGCACACGCCATGGGCGCCACCGGAGTACTTCTCCATGCTTCCGGACGACATCCGCGCGCAGCTCGTGTGGGGGATGCTGGGCGCCGACCGGCTGGGCTTCCTCACCTGGCGGTGGGCGGGGGCGTTCATGGCATGCGCCGAGGCCGTGGACCGCGAACGGATCTTCCCGTCGTGGCCGAGCGGCGCCCCGGCGTCCGTCCAGCACACGGCGAGCGGGCGCCCCCCGCTGCGGACCACGTGGGTCGGCGTGCACGGTCTGGGCGCCGACGCGGAATTCCTGCGCGCTCGCTCCCACGAGGCCGATGTCGAGGAGCGGATGGCCGCGCTGCGGGCGGAGATCGGCACCGCGCCGGACGGCACCGCCCGCCGGACCGTCGTCCGCGTCGACCGGACCGAGCTGTCCAAGAACATCGTGCGCGGCCTGCTCGCCTACCGGCAGCTGCTCGACGACCACCCCGAGTGGCGCGAGCGGGTGGTCCACGTGGCGTTCGCGTACCCCTCCCGCCAGGACCTGGCGGTGTACCGGGACTACACGGCCGAGGTCCAGCGACTGGCGGATGAGATCAACTCCGCTTACGGCACTGCGACTTGGACCCCGATCGTCCTCCACGTCAAGGACGACTTCGCCCGCTCCCTGGCCGCGTACCGCCTGGCTGACGTGGCCCTCGTCAACCCCATCCGGGACGGTATGAACCTCGTCGCCAAGGAGGTGCCGGTCGTCTCCGACGAGGGCTGCGTCCTCGTCCTGTCCCGCGAGGCGGGCGCCTTCGCGGAACTGGGCGAGGACGCGATCCCCGTCAACCCCTACGACGTGATCGGCACGGCACGCGCCCTGCACGACGCGCTGTCCATGGGCCCGGAGGAGCGCGCCGAACACTCGAAACGGCTGGCGGAGGCAGCTACGGCGCTGCCGCCGGCGCGGTGGTTCCTGGAGCAGCTGGAGGCGTTGGAGGACGGGGAGGCGTGA
- a CDS encoding ABC transporter substrate-binding protein — translation MGVGRFCVQRRRRTGTIAAVSALGLSAVLSGCGLTGGSDEVTLKLVAADYGDSAANSSQKYWDRLVKEYEEQHEGVRIDVTVYSWNDVDAKVKKMVDAGEAPDIAQIGAYADYAAKGLLYEADELLSIPVQADFVSQLADAGQVNGVQYGIPFASSTRLLFYNKSLFEDAGLTPPTSWRQLAADAEALKADGVKYPYALPLGAEEAQAETMQWLLSGGGGYTDAETGTYSIDSAENVSTFNWLKNNLVGKGLTGPVPPGELNRADAFSAFAAGDVGMLNGHPSLMQMAEKKGVKFGMVPMPGLEGPTKVSMGVADWMMAFKQNGHAEQVGEFLDFAYDKQNVLDFSREYNLLPVTNSASTVMAGADRDAALKPFLDQLPLSELYPVGRTSWAAVSADVKKSIGRTVASGGSPSAILGQLQSGATRAESAE, via the coding sequence ATGGGTGTGGGGCGGTTTTGCGTGCAGCGGCGTAGACGTACGGGAACGATTGCGGCGGTGTCCGCGCTGGGCCTGTCGGCGGTTCTGAGCGGCTGCGGGCTGACCGGTGGTTCGGACGAGGTGACACTGAAGCTGGTCGCCGCGGACTACGGGGACAGTGCGGCGAACAGTTCCCAGAAGTACTGGGACAGGCTCGTCAAGGAGTACGAGGAGCAGCACGAGGGCGTGCGGATCGACGTCACCGTGTACTCCTGGAACGACGTCGACGCCAAGGTCAAGAAGATGGTCGACGCCGGGGAGGCGCCGGACATCGCGCAGATCGGCGCATACGCCGACTACGCCGCGAAGGGCCTCCTCTACGAGGCCGACGAACTGCTCTCCATCCCCGTCCAGGCCGACTTCGTCTCGCAGCTCGCGGATGCGGGGCAGGTGAACGGCGTCCAGTACGGCATCCCGTTCGCCTCCTCCACGCGTCTGCTCTTCTACAACAAGTCCCTCTTCGAGGACGCCGGCCTCACTCCGCCGACGTCCTGGAGGCAGCTGGCCGCCGACGCCGAGGCGCTCAAGGCGGACGGCGTGAAGTACCCGTACGCGCTGCCGCTCGGTGCCGAGGAGGCGCAGGCCGAGACCATGCAGTGGCTGCTCAGCGGCGGGGGCGGGTACACCGACGCGGAGACCGGTACGTACAGCATCGACTCCGCGGAGAACGTCTCCACCTTCAACTGGCTCAAGAACAACCTCGTCGGCAAGGGGCTCACGGGGCCGGTCCCGCCCGGGGAGCTCAACCGGGCCGACGCGTTCTCCGCCTTCGCCGCGGGGGACGTCGGCATGCTCAACGGGCACCCCTCGCTGATGCAGATGGCCGAGAAGAAGGGCGTGAAGTTCGGCATGGTGCCCATGCCCGGCCTTGAGGGGCCGACCAAGGTCTCCATGGGCGTGGCCGACTGGATGATGGCCTTCAAACAGAACGGCCATGCCGAGCAGGTGGGGGAGTTCCTCGACTTCGCCTACGACAAGCAGAACGTCCTGGACTTCTCCCGGGAGTACAACCTGCTTCCCGTCACGAACTCCGCGTCCACGGTGATGGCAGGGGCCGACCGGGACGCCGCCCTCAAGCCCTTCCTCGACCAGCTCCCGCTCTCCGAGCTCTATCCGGTGGGCCGGACGTCCTGGGCCGCGGTGAGCGCGGACGTCAAGAAGAGCATCGGCAGGACGGTCGCGTCCGGGGGGAGCCCGTCGGCGATTCTGGGGCAGCTGCAGTCGGGGGCTACTCGGGCGGAGAGCGCGGAGTAG
- the otsB gene encoding trehalose-phosphatase, translated as MGSHKDPLPTPTTQRGRDGLAAILTRPARSLIALDFDGTLAPIVPDPEKARAHPDAIPALAALAPKVAAVAVITGRPAEVAVKYGGFADTPGLEHLVVLGHYGAERWDAVSGEVTAPDPHPGVAAVRADLPGLLESEAQGTWIEDKGHALAVHTRRAPDPQGTFDALRAPLTDLATRNGLIVEPGRMVLELRPPGMDKGVALSAYIRELGAESVLYAGDDLGDLPAYAAVDKLRSDGTPGLLVCSGSEEVTELSERADVVVEGPEGVVRLLQAIATQAT; from the coding sequence ATGGGCAGTCACAAGGATCCCCTCCCGACCCCCACCACCCAGCGCGGCCGCGACGGCCTGGCCGCCATCCTCACCCGCCCGGCGCGCTCACTCATCGCGCTGGACTTCGACGGCACCCTCGCCCCCATCGTCCCGGACCCCGAAAAGGCCCGAGCCCACCCGGACGCCATCCCGGCCCTGGCCGCACTCGCGCCGAAGGTGGCCGCCGTCGCGGTGATCACCGGCCGCCCGGCCGAGGTCGCCGTGAAGTACGGCGGTTTCGCCGACACCCCGGGCCTGGAGCACCTCGTCGTGCTGGGCCACTACGGCGCCGAACGCTGGGACGCCGTCAGCGGTGAGGTCACCGCGCCCGACCCTCACCCCGGCGTCGCAGCAGTCCGCGCCGACCTGCCGGGCCTCCTCGAATCCGAGGCGCAGGGCACCTGGATCGAGGACAAGGGACACGCCCTGGCCGTGCACACGCGCCGCGCGCCCGACCCCCAGGGCACCTTCGACGCCCTCCGAGCCCCCCTCACCGACCTCGCCACCCGCAACGGCCTCATCGTCGAACCGGGTCGGATGGTCCTCGAACTCCGCCCACCCGGCATGGACAAGGGCGTCGCGCTCAGCGCATACATCCGCGAACTCGGCGCCGAGTCCGTCCTCTACGCCGGCGACGACCTCGGCGACCTCCCCGCCTACGCCGCCGTCGACAAACTCCGCTCCGACGGCACCCCCGGCCTCCTGGTCTGCAGCGGCAGCGAGGAGGTCACCGAACTCTCGGAGAGGGCGGACGTCGTGGTCGAAGGCCCGGAGGGCGTCGTGCGACTCCTCCAGGCGATCGCCACACAGGCAACCTGA